AAGATGGTTTTGCTCGGGCCGAGCGAGGAACGCACGCTGGTGCCGCTCAGTGCGGTGGTTCGCGAGGGGAATCAAGAGTTTGTGTTCGTTCAGGCGGGACCGAATACCTTCAGGCTCCGTCCGGTAACCCTTGGCGAGGAGCTCGGCGACGAACGTGTAGTGTTGGCCGGCCTCGATGGGCACGAGCAACTTGTTTTGAACGGGGCCTTTCACCTGAACAACGAGCGGCGCGTGCAAAAGTTGCGTGGGGAGGCGAGCTAACCCATGCTGAACGCTCTCATTCGTTGGTCGCTGCAGCAACGGGTGGTTGTCCTCGTTCTGGCGGTGATTGGCGTGGTGTTTGGTTTGCGGGCGCTGCAAACGTTACCGATCGACGCATTTCCGGATGTCACGAACGTTCAAGTACAAGTGGCAACCGAGGTGCCCGGGCGCTCGCCTGACGAAGTGGAGCGCATGGCGACGATTCCGGTAGAAATCACCATGACCGGGCTGCCGGGCTTGGTGGAAATGCGCTCGCAAAACGAGCCCGGCTTGTCGATCGTGACGTTGGTCTTCACCGACGACACACCGGTGTACTTCGCCCGCCAGCTCGTGGCCGAGCGCTTGGCCGAGGCGAAAGCGCGCATGCCGCAGGGGTTGTCGCCGGTGCTCGGACCGGTATCGACGGCCTTGAGCGAGGTGTATCAGTACACCTTGGAGCGGCCGGACGACGGCACGCGGCCGCTCACCAAGGAGGAACTGCTGGAGCGCCGCACTATTCAGGACTGGGTGGTGCGTCCACTCCTGCGCTCGGTACCGGGCGTGGCGGAGATTAACTCCACCGGCGGTTATGTGAAACAGTATCAGGTGCTCGTCGACCCCTTCCGGCTGCGGTTGTACGGAGTCAGCATTGCGGACGTGCAAGAAGCATTGGCCCGGAACAACGCCAATTCGAGCGGCGGTCTGTTGCCCCGTGGCCCGGAGATTCTCCTCGTCGGGGGCTTCGCCCTCATTCGCCATATCGATGAGATCAGATCCATTGTGCTCAAGGAAGTGGGCGGCACGCCCGTGTTTATTCGCGATGTTGCCGAGGTGCGGGTCGGCGAAGAGGTGCGCTACGGCGCAATGGTGAAGGGTGGAGTGGGCGAGGCTGTCGGAGGCATCGTGATGATGGTGGCGGGAGGGAACGCCAAGGAAGTTGTGTCCGCCATCAAGCAACGGGTCGAAGAAATCAACCGAAAACAGTTGCTGCCGAACGGCTTGCAAATCGTGCCGTACTACGATCGCTCCAAACTGGTCGACGCCGCTCTCGCCACGGTGAGCCGGGTGTTGGTAGAGGGCATCGTTTTGGTTGTCGTCGTACTCTTTCTTTACCTCGGCGACGTGCGGTCAAGCCTGATTGTGATCGCCACCTTGCTGGTCACACCTGCAGTGACCTTCCTGTTGATGAACTACCTCGGCATGTCAGCCAACCTGATGTCGCTCGGGGGTTTGGCGATTGCCATCGGGCTGATGATCGACGGCTCCGTGGTGGTGGTGGAAAACGTGTTCTCGCGACTGTCCCACTCCGCACCTGGAAACCGCCTCCACGTCGTGCGCGAGGCGGCAAGCGAAGTGGGGGTGCCCGTGACCTTTGGCGTGGGCGTCATCATCCTCGTGTTCCTGCCGCTGATGACCTTGCAGGGCATGGAAGGCAAATTGTTCGCGCCCTTGGCTTACACCATCGCGCTGGCCTTGGCGGTGTCGCTCGTGTTGTCGCTGACCTTGTCGCCGGTGCTGTGTGCCTATTTTCTGCGCGGTGGGCAGGAGCACGATACGAGGCTGGTCCGCTCGTTAAAGCGCCCGTACACGTGGTTGCTCCTTCGCGCCGTATCGCAGCCAGGCTATACGCTCGCTGCGGCGGCAGCGCTGTTTACTTTGGCGCTGTTGCTGTTCCCTTACTTGGGGACCTCGTTTATCCCCGAACTCAAAGAGGGCACGATTTCTCCCAACATCAACCGCGCACCGAACATTGCTCTCGACGAATCCATTCAAATGGAGCTCGAGGCGCAGCGGCTGGTGAAAGACATTCCGGGCGTGGACTACGTCGTGTCCCGCTTGGGTCGGGGGGAGTCGCCCATCGATCCCGCGGGCTACAATGAGACCGACATGATGATCGAACTTCTGCCGCCCGCAAAACGCGGCGGGCGAACGCAGGACGAAATTGCCGACGAGGTACGGCGGCGTCTGGCGGTGTTGCCCGGCGTGAACATTGTCATGGCTCAGCCTATCTCCGATCGCGTGGATGAGATGGTCACCGGTGTGCGGGCGGACATCGCTGTGAAAATTTTTGGCGAGGACCTGGACATCCTGCTCGAAAAGGCCAACGAGGTCGTCCGGGTCGCGAACACGATCCGGGGCACGGGGGAGATCAAAGTCGACCGTGTCGGCGGGCAGCACACGTTACGCATCGTGGTCGATCGTCAAGCGATCGCCCGCCACGGGCTCGATGCCGCCGATGTTCATGACATTATCGAGGCAGCCGTGGGCGGTCGCGGTGTGACGGAAATTTACGAGGGCGAGCGCCGGTTCCAAGTGGTCGTGCGCTATCCCGAGCACCTGCGCAACAGTGTGGCCGCGATTTCGAACATCACCGTGACCGGTCCGCAAGGCGAGCCGATTCCGTTGAGCGCGGTGGCGCGAGTAGAGGTTCAGGAGGGGCTCTCGCAGGTGCGGCGAGAGCAAGGGCGGCGGCGCATCGCTGTGGCGATCAATGTGCGCGACCGCGATCTCGGCGGCTACGTCAGCGAGCTGCAAAGAGAAGTGGAGCGACGGGTGTCGTTGCCTTCGGGGTACTTCTTCGAGTGGGGCGGGCAATTCGAGAACATGCAGCGAGCGCGTGCACACCTGGCGGTGATCGTACCGGTGACGATTGGTGCGATTTTCTTCTTGCTGTTCTTATTGTTCCGTTCCGTGCGCTTGGCGGCGCTGATTATTCTCGTGTTGCCCTTCGCCTCCATCGGAGGAGTGGTTGGCTTGTTCGTGACTGGCGAGTACCTGTCGGTTCCGGCCTCCATCGGTTTTATCGCGCTGTGGGGCATTGCGGTGTTGAACGGTGTGGTGCTCGTGTCGTACATCCGCACGCTCCGCCAACAAGGCCTCCAGGTGGCTGCGGCAGTTGTCGAGGGCGCGCAGCGACGCTTTCGTCCGGTCATGATGACTGCCACGGTCGCTGCCCTGGGGTTGGTGCCGTTTTTGTTCGCGACCGGCGTTGGCGCGGAAGTGCAACGGCCGCTGGCGGTGGTGGTGATTAGCGGACTTGTCTCGTCCACGGTCCTGACGCTGGTCGTGCTCCCCGCTTTGTACCGTTTCTTCGACGTGGCTCCACAGGAGCAAAGCGCGGTCGAGTGAAGAGCGCCGCCCGCCATTGACCGTGTTCGCGGTTGGATACCCAGGGTGCAGAAGCGCCTCGGGCGACGAGGGGCCGAGCCCTCGCCGGTACCCACCCCCGGACAGCTACGGGGTGCACCGCGCGCGGAGCGTCGGTGCGGAGCCAAGCCCAAGCCGGTCTCGCATCGACGTTGTGGCTGATATGAAGGCCGGGCGCTCCTCTAATGCTTCCGCCGGTGGTTCTCCAGGTCGTCACATTGGGGCCGACGGAACGGGGCTTGCCGACGCCGGTGCGGGCAGGTGCGTCAGCGCTCCCACACCACGTATTCGTCGAACTCCTGGCCGTCGAGGGTGACGGAGTAAGGGCCGGCAACGAAGAAGTCCGCAATGTAAGGTTGCGGTTCCAGATGCAAACGCGCGCGGTCTTCCTCCAAGGCGCGGCGAAACTCGTCATCCGACGGGCGCGGAGCGCCCTTCGGCACGCGAACGATGGCTAGGGCTGTGGCGGTTGCGCGCGACATCGATTGCAAAGTTGGCCGGATATAGTTTCGCCGCCCGGTGCTTGCAACTCCGTTCACGCCGAGGGCGGCATGGCGACACGCTTGGTATTGCGGCGGAGGATCCCTGGGGCCAACGCCCGCACGACGTAGCTGGCGCGGATAAACGGAGGAACCGTAATCTCCCGCTTCCCGGCCCTCAAAGCGCGCACCACGGCGTCGACCACGCGCTCCGGTGGGATCATCAAGCGCTTGGCAACCTCGGGCATGCGCCGCCGCGCGGCCTCGTTGAAGAAAGGGGTGTCGATCGCTCCTGGGCAGACGATGAGCACGTGCACGCCAAAGTCTTCGACCTCGTACGACAACGCTTCGGCCAGGCCCACTTGGGCAAACTTGGTCGCGGCATAGGCACTTTCGTCGGGCACCCCCAGCTTGCCGGCAACCGAGGCCATCATGACGATCCAGCCGCGCCGCTGCTCGATCATCCTCGGCAGCAACGCTTTGGTCCAATACACGGTGCCGAAGTAATTCACTTGCATGATGTGCTCGATGTCGTCGATGTCCCACTCGAGGAACGGCCGGTGTCCCCCGTACCCAGCGTTGTTCACCAGCAAGTCGACGCCGCCGAATTCCCCGACAACGCGTTCCGCGGCGGCGAACACTTCATCGCGTCGCGCCACGTCGCAGGGCAACACCAACGCTTGCCCGCCTCGGTTCCGAATTTCCTGCGCCACGCGTTCGAGTTCCCCGCGCCGTCGAGCCACCAGGGCAACCGCCGCCCCTTCCCGCGCGAAGCGCTTCGCCAAGAGTTCGCCAATGCCGCTCGATGCGCCGGTTACGACCGCTCGGATGCCCGCAAACGACTCGAGCCGCGCCATGGCCACATCCTCTGCGAGCGGCTCTGCCACAGTCGAAGCCACTTGCCAAGCACCGCTGCGTTCAAGCGCTTTTGCGCGACCATCCTTGCTGCACCTCGCCAGCAAACGTGGCCAGGGTCACCGGCTCGCCGATTCGGGCGGAATGATACGCGGCTTCCGCTAAGCGTTGCGCTTCGAGACCCACCTCCAGGCCCGGCGCGGGTGCAGAGCCACTCCGCAAGGCGCGCAGGAAGCTTAAATCTTGCAGCAGGTACGCAATGCCAGCAAAGGGGGCGAGCTGCGGCGGCTCCACCGTAATCAACTTGCCAAAGCGCGCGAGCACCTCCTCGGCGGCGATGGTGGTCTCTGGCCCATCGCCAACCTGGTAAAGCACGGGTCCGAGAAAATCGAAATCGCTCGCCACAAAGCCCGTTCGGCAGAAAATCTCCAGGCGGCGGTTGGAGGGGCGCTGGACCATGTCATGCCAAACATTGACGAGTTGGGCTTGCAGCCCGCTGGCGAATTGCAACTCCACGGCCACGTAGTCCTCCACACCCTCGTAGCCCGCGATGTTGCGCGACCACGCTTGCAATCGCACGGGCGGGCCGAAGAGCCAGGCGAGCAAGTCGAGATCGTGCACGCCGTGCTCGATCAGCGTGCCCCCAGCCGTCAGCCGGCGATCCGCCCGCCACTGACTGTGGTGAACCCCGCGGATGGGGAACACTTGATCGTCGCGGAAGATGACGGCCATGGGCTCGCCGAACGAGGGATCGTGCAACAAGGCGCGCATGACAGTGTACACTGCGGAAAAGCGCAGCACGAGTCCGATCTGGTGTGGCACGCCGTGGCGCCGCACCGCAGCGAGCATTGCGGCACCTTCGGCATACGACATCGCAAGCGGCTTTTCACAAAAGATGGCGAGGCCCCGCTCTGCCGCATGGTGCACGAACTCGGCGTGGAAGGCCGTCGGACAGCACACGAACACAGCATCCATGGCGCCGCGCTCGAGCAGATCGTGACCATCGGCGAACGACTCCCGGAAACCGAAGAGCGCCACCGCCTGCTCGCGCGCAGCGGGGTCTGGGTCCGCCACGGCCGCAAATTCAACGTGGTCCGGAAGTACGCTGGCAATCTGCTGCAAAGCGGCAGCGTGCGTGCAGCCAATCACCCCAGCGCCAATCAAGCCGATGCGTGTGGCAGGCATAGGAGCGGCAAGCTACTCCAGGTGCCTGCTCTGGCGCAAGGGAGCAGGCAAACGGGGAAGGATCGCGTGCGCGTGCTGCGGCCTCAGTTCAATTCTTTGCTCGAGTATCCCAGGATACGGCGCGCCACAATTAGCAGGTTGATTTGCTGGGTGCCCTCGAAGATGTCGTTGATTTTCGCATCGCGCATCCACTTCTCGAGCAAGTACTTGCGCGAGTATCCCAGCGGACCGAGCAACTCCACGGCTTTTTGCGTTACCTGGGTGACCGCCAAGCCCGCCTTGGCCTTGGCCATCGACGCCTCGAGGTTGTTGTGGCGTCCTTGGTCCATGAGCCAGGCGGCGCGCCAGGTCAGCAGCCGTGCGGCTTGCAGGTTGGCTTCCATATCCATGAAATCCCGCTCGATCGCCGTAAGTTTGTTGCGCGCTACGCCGTAGCGGATCTTGATTCCTTGCTTCTCCAACTCGGCCCGCACGAAGTCGAGTGCCGCGCGGCCAATGCCAATGGCACTCGCTGCCACCGCCGGGCGGGTTGCGTCGAAGGTGGCCATGGCGCCCTTGAAGCCTTCCGTCGAGCGTTGCACTTCTGGGCTACCGAGGATGTTGTCGAGTGGAATGCGACAGTTCTCGAAGACGATCATCGCCGTGTCTGAGGCGCGAATGCCCATTTTGTCTTCCACTTTGACGACCGTCATCCCAGGCGTGCCGCGCTCGACCACGAACGCTTTGATGCCAGCACGCCCCGCCGACTTATCCACTGTAGCCCACACAACCACGAAGCCGTCGGATTCCTGTGCAGCCATCTTGCCGCTGGTGACGAAAATCTTCGTGCCATTGAGCACCCAGTGGTCGCCATCGCGCACGGCCGTGGTCGTGATTGCTGCGGTATCGGACCCGCAATGCGGTTC
This sequence is a window from Candidatus Binatia bacterium. Protein-coding genes within it:
- a CDS encoding acyl-CoA dehydrogenase family protein, with translation MIDFELPPQVKQARDMVHMVAENMMRPIAREYDEREHEKPWDFLNAMWEASKATSPVSFGGGGKREPGAPSVRNLQTVVSIEELSWGDAGLYLSIPNPGLGGAAVAAAGTPEQRERFLARFRSGPPKWGAMAITEPHCGSDTAAITTTAVRDGDHWVLNGTKIFVTSGKMAAQESDGFVVVWATVDKSAGRAGIKAFVVERGTPGMTVVKVEDKMGIRASDTAMIVFENCRIPLDNILGSPEVQRSTEGFKGAMATFDATRPAVAASAIGIGRAALDFVRAELEKQGIKIRYGVARNKLTAIERDFMDMEANLQAARLLTWRAAWLMDQGRHNNLEASMAKAKAGLAVTQVTQKAVELLGPLGYSRKYLLEKWMRDAKINDIFEGTQQINLLIVARRILGYSSKELN
- a CDS encoding CusA/CzcA family heavy metal efflux RND transporter: MLNALIRWSLQQRVVVLVLAVIGVVFGLRALQTLPIDAFPDVTNVQVQVATEVPGRSPDEVERMATIPVEITMTGLPGLVEMRSQNEPGLSIVTLVFTDDTPVYFARQLVAERLAEAKARMPQGLSPVLGPVSTALSEVYQYTLERPDDGTRPLTKEELLERRTIQDWVVRPLLRSVPGVAEINSTGGYVKQYQVLVDPFRLRLYGVSIADVQEALARNNANSSGGLLPRGPEILLVGGFALIRHIDEIRSIVLKEVGGTPVFIRDVAEVRVGEEVRYGAMVKGGVGEAVGGIVMMVAGGNAKEVVSAIKQRVEEINRKQLLPNGLQIVPYYDRSKLVDAALATVSRVLVEGIVLVVVVLFLYLGDVRSSLIVIATLLVTPAVTFLLMNYLGMSANLMSLGGLAIAIGLMIDGSVVVVENVFSRLSHSAPGNRLHVVREAASEVGVPVTFGVGVIILVFLPLMTLQGMEGKLFAPLAYTIALALAVSLVLSLTLSPVLCAYFLRGGQEHDTRLVRSLKRPYTWLLLRAVSQPGYTLAAAAALFTLALLLFPYLGTSFIPELKEGTISPNINRAPNIALDESIQMELEAQRLVKDIPGVDYVVSRLGRGESPIDPAGYNETDMMIELLPPAKRGGRTQDEIADEVRRRLAVLPGVNIVMAQPISDRVDEMVTGVRADIAVKIFGEDLDILLEKANEVVRVANTIRGTGEIKVDRVGGQHTLRIVVDRQAIARHGLDAADVHDIIEAAVGGRGVTEIYEGERRFQVVVRYPEHLRNSVAAISNITVTGPQGEPIPLSAVARVEVQEGLSQVRREQGRRRIAVAINVRDRDLGGYVSELQREVERRVSLPSGYFFEWGGQFENMQRARAHLAVIVPVTIGAIFFLLFLLFRSVRLAALIILVLPFASIGGVVGLFVTGEYLSVPASIGFIALWGIAVLNGVVLVSYIRTLRQQGLQVAAAVVEGAQRRFRPVMMTATVAALGLVPFLFATGVGAEVQRPLAVVVISGLVSSTVLTLVVLPALYRFFDVAPQEQSAVE
- a CDS encoding Gfo/Idh/MocA family oxidoreductase codes for the protein MPATRIGLIGAGVIGCTHAAALQQIASVLPDHVEFAAVADPDPAAREQAVALFGFRESFADGHDLLERGAMDAVFVCCPTAFHAEFVHHAAERGLAIFCEKPLAMSYAEGAAMLAAVRRHGVPHQIGLVLRFSAVYTVMRALLHDPSFGEPMAVIFRDDQVFPIRGVHHSQWRADRRLTAGGTLIEHGVHDLDLLAWLFGPPVRLQAWSRNIAGYEGVEDYVAVELQFASGLQAQLVNVWHDMVQRPSNRRLEIFCRTGFVASDFDFLGPVLYQVGDGPETTIAAEEVLARFGKLITVEPPQLAPFAGIAYLLQDLSFLRALRSGSAPAPGLEVGLEAQRLAEAAYHSARIGEPVTLATFAGEVQQGWSRKSA
- a CDS encoding SDR family oxidoreductase — encoded protein: MARLESFAGIRAVVTGASSGIGELLAKRFAREGAAVALVARRRGELERVAQEIRNRGGQALVLPCDVARRDEVFAAAERVVGEFGGVDLLVNNAGYGGHRPFLEWDIDDIEHIMQVNYFGTVYWTKALLPRMIEQRRGWIVMMASVAGKLGVPDESAYAATKFAQVGLAEALSYEVEDFGVHVLIVCPGAIDTPFFNEAARRRMPEVAKRLMIPPERVVDAVVRALRAGKREITVPPFIRASYVVRALAPGILRRNTKRVAMPPSA